The following proteins are encoded in a genomic region of bacterium:
- a CDS encoding electron transport complex subunit E encodes MSIAKDFSKGIISENPIFRMLLGLCPTLAVTTSVLNGLAMGAATTAVLCCSNLVISILRKSIPAKVRIPTFIVIIAAFVTIVDMGIAAIDYKLYKALGLFIPLIVVNCVILGRAEAFASKHPPIPSLADGLGMGVGITLSLTGVGVVREILGNGTILGGALFGAAYQPVLVMILPPGAFLALGCLLALINKLTGETS; translated from the coding sequence ATGTCTATCGCTAAAGATTTCAGCAAAGGTATTATTAGTGAAAATCCTATATTCAGGATGCTTTTAGGGCTGTGTCCGACTCTGGCTGTAACCACGTCAGTCTTAAACGGATTGGCTATGGGCGCTGCGACCACTGCTGTTTTATGTTGTTCCAATCTGGTCATTTCTATTCTCAGAAAATCAATCCCAGCCAAGGTAAGGATCCCTACTTTTATAGTGATTATTGCCGCCTTTGTCACCATTGTTGATATGGGAATTGCGGCGATCGACTATAAGTTATACAAGGCATTGGGACTTTTTATCCCCCTTATTGTGGTTAATTGTGTGATCCTGGGACGAGCCGAAGCCTTTGCCAGCAAACACCCCCCGATTCCTTCTCTGGCTGATGGTTTAGGAATGGGGGTGGGTATTACCCTGTCGTTGACTGGGGTGGGGGTTGTTCGGGAGATCTTAGGTAACGGCACTATTCTGGGGGGGGCTCTTTTTGGGGCGGCTTATCAACCGGTGTTGGTTATGATTCTTCCGCCGGGGGCCTTTTTGGCCTTAGGGTGTCTGCTGGCCTTGATTAATAAAT